Proteins from a genomic interval of Niabella soli DSM 19437:
- a CDS encoding SusC/RagA family TonB-linked outer membrane protein, with the protein MLCKRLRRAILASVLFLGTLSASAQNKPVAGRVYDSKDGSPIQGASVQVKGAALGTVSKPDGTFSMSVPANTKSLEVSFVGYADQTVTIAGKDSILVGLVSSAAGLNEVVVIGYGTARKKDVTGSVAQVSAKDFTTGNLQNTAQAIQGKVPGLVVTIPGGDPNAGISIRLRGQTSLSGGQSPLIVVDGVPLDDPNQFANIPSDDIASIDVLKDASASAIYGSRGSNGVINVILKKGAAGRTQVSYTGSVSVDKVAKTYDMANRDQWIAGVTKLGQINGNSQGKIDSTIQGFDKGANTNWQDALLRTALSTNHALSISGGSGGFNYRASGTYLKQDGIVINTGKEQVGLRFNAQQKALDDKLTIYVSGVNTVTNRKLVNPPIFYYAYSTPPVYPVYNSDGSYYSYFDFAMQNPVQTQMLTTNKGVEKLTVLTGKVDYQLFKSFSFGVLGALNYFNNQTEFFQPVFPVVNNTNSANLKTENYDSKHGDFHLNYVNSWGKSNFNATAVYEYNYYSHDYYDPGASQMLLDNLGAWNLGAAPKAFQTADSYKEEYKLISFLGRFLYNWDQKYYVTASVRQDGSSKLGKEWGTFPSASVAWRLSRENFLKNASWINELKLSAGWGITGDQENIFPYSKYRLYGVPITGAKSFYDAASNQWLTAYAPTQNANPNLQWEQRNGRNVALDFGILNNRLTGNINYFNDISKKLLYNYTLPFPSPGNVVNTVLANVGTLTNKGVEAALNYAVVRKSDFSWNVGGQFSTVKTMITSLSGKYDNGFAVFDLSTPSIPQGSAQGRGLSGAPITYIVSGYTPNIFYMAHYVGLDSKGNELFDMGDGTTTTDNTKAKLYYIDPAPKFTYGFRTDLTYKNWALGFFFRGVSGAKIYNNTNMTLDNINRFGGNNGTVAALTNGISNSPVASDHWLEKAGYLRLDNLNLAYNFKPTRMFQNLKVFFAANNVFVITPYKGLDPEIHVSGTQSYIDASYTGGNQGDAYYPKTRSFTLGFTTSFK; encoded by the coding sequence GGTACCCTTTCAGCAAGTGCGCAAAATAAACCCGTCGCAGGACGTGTGTATGATTCAAAGGACGGGTCCCCGATCCAGGGAGCGTCTGTTCAGGTAAAAGGAGCCGCATTGGGAACGGTCAGCAAGCCCGACGGTACCTTTTCGATGTCGGTACCTGCCAATACCAAAAGCCTGGAGGTATCCTTTGTGGGCTATGCCGATCAAACCGTAACTATTGCTGGAAAAGACAGCATATTGGTGGGACTGGTGTCCTCAGCAGCCGGCTTAAACGAAGTGGTGGTGATCGGCTATGGTACCGCCCGTAAAAAAGATGTGACCGGATCAGTTGCGCAGGTTTCGGCAAAAGATTTTACAACGGGTAACCTGCAAAATACAGCACAGGCTATCCAGGGTAAAGTACCGGGTCTGGTGGTGACGATTCCAGGTGGTGACCCCAATGCGGGGATATCTATACGGTTAAGAGGTCAGACTTCTCTATCGGGCGGACAGTCGCCATTGATCGTAGTAGATGGGGTTCCTTTGGATGACCCCAATCAATTTGCCAATATCCCTTCAGACGATATTGCTTCCATTGACGTGTTAAAAGACGCCTCTGCCAGCGCCATTTATGGTTCCAGGGGATCCAACGGCGTTATTAACGTAATCCTGAAAAAGGGCGCGGCCGGCAGAACCCAGGTTTCTTATACAGGATCTGTAAGTGTGGACAAGGTTGCCAAAACATATGATATGGCTAACCGCGACCAATGGATCGCAGGTGTTACCAAACTGGGGCAGATCAATGGCAATTCCCAAGGGAAAATAGACTCTACCATCCAGGGTTTTGACAAAGGAGCCAATACGAACTGGCAGGATGCATTATTGCGTACGGCGCTTTCCACCAATCATGCTCTTTCTATTTCAGGCGGATCGGGCGGGTTTAACTACCGCGCTTCGGGTACCTATCTGAAACAGGACGGTATCGTGATCAATACCGGGAAAGAACAGGTAGGCTTGCGCTTCAATGCACAGCAGAAAGCGCTGGATGATAAATTGACTATTTATGTAAGCGGAGTGAATACGGTTACCAACAGGAAACTGGTAAATCCGCCTATCTTTTATTATGCGTATAGCACCCCCCCGGTTTATCCTGTATATAACTCCGACGGGTCCTATTATTCTTATTTTGATTTTGCTATGCAGAACCCGGTTCAGACGCAAATGCTTACTACCAATAAAGGCGTTGAAAAATTAACCGTCCTCACCGGCAAAGTGGATTACCAACTGTTCAAAAGTTTCAGCTTTGGCGTACTGGGGGCGTTGAATTATTTTAATAACCAAACAGAATTTTTTCAACCCGTATTCCCGGTGGTTAACAATACCAACTCGGCCAATTTAAAAACGGAAAATTATGACTCCAAGCATGGAGACTTTCATTTAAACTATGTGAACAGTTGGGGCAAGAGCAATTTTAATGCCACTGCTGTTTACGAATATAACTACTATTCTCACGATTATTACGATCCGGGAGCCAGCCAAATGCTATTGGATAACCTGGGCGCCTGGAACCTGGGCGCAGCGCCAAAAGCCTTTCAAACGGCCGATTCTTATAAAGAGGAGTATAAGTTGATTTCCTTCCTGGGCAGGTTCCTGTATAACTGGGATCAGAAATACTATGTAACAGCCAGTGTGCGCCAGGATGGTTCTTCCAAACTGGGTAAGGAATGGGGAACCTTCCCATCAGCATCTGTTGCGTGGCGGCTGAGCCGGGAAAATTTCCTGAAGAATGCTTCCTGGATCAATGAACTGAAATTATCTGCCGGCTGGGGTATTACGGGTGACCAGGAGAATATTTTTCCTTATTCAAAGTATAGGTTATATGGGGTTCCTATTACTGGTGCTAAATCATTTTACGATGCTGCCAGTAACCAATGGCTGACCGCCTATGCTCCTACTCAGAATGCCAACCCTAACCTTCAGTGGGAACAGAGAAATGGCCGTAATGTTGCGTTGGATTTTGGAATTCTTAATAATCGCCTTACCGGTAATATCAACTATTTCAATGATATCAGTAAAAAGCTCCTGTATAACTACACGTTGCCCTTTCCAAGCCCCGGTAACGTGGTAAACACGGTGTTGGCCAACGTGGGTACGCTGACCAATAAAGGGGTGGAGGCAGCATTGAATTATGCCGTTGTACGGAAGTCCGATTTCTCCTGGAATGTTGGCGGACAGTTCAGCACGGTTAAAACTATGATCACCAGTCTTTCAGGGAAATATGATAACGGGTTTGCGGTATTTGATCTTTCCACCCCTTCTATTCCCCAGGGAAGTGCCCAGGGACGGGGGTTGAGCGGTGCGCCCATTACGTATATTGTGAGTGGTTATACGCCCAATATATTTTACATGGCCCATTATGTTGGATTGGATTCCAAAGGAAACGAATTGTTCGATATGGGTGATGGTACCACCACCACGGATAATACCAAGGCAAAATTATATTATATAGATCCGGCTCCTAAATTTACCTATGGATTCCGGACAGATCTTACCTATAAGAATTGGGCGCTGGGTTTCTTCTTCAGGGGCGTAAGTGGGGCTAAGATTTATAACAATACCAATATGACCCTGGATAATATTAACCGTTTTGGCGGTAACAATGGTACCGTGGCGGCCTTAACAAACGGGATCAGCAACAGCCCGGTGGCCTCGGACCACTGGCTGGAAAAAGCCGGTTATTTGCGGCTGGATAACCTGAATTTGGCGTACAACTTCAAACCCACCCGGATGTTCCAGAATTTAAAAGTGTTCTTTGCAGCGAACAATGTATTTGTGATCACTCCTTATAAAGGGCTGGATCCGGAAATCCATGTGTCGGGCACTCAGTCATATATAGATGCTTCCTATACCGGTGGGAACCAAGGAGATGCTTATTATCCCAAAACCCGTTCCTTTACTTTAGGGTTTACAACAAGCTTTAAATAA